In Jaculus jaculus isolate mJacJac1 chromosome 4, mJacJac1.mat.Y.cur, whole genome shotgun sequence, a single genomic region encodes these proteins:
- the LOC105944865 gene encoding interferon-induced transmembrane protein 3-like: MLVSWSRVGIMNHTPQAFVTTNAGLPPNYERLKEEYEVAELRGPHGSAAVRTTMINMPSEVSLPDHIIWSVFNMLFVNFCCLGFIAFACSVKSRDRKMVGNKTGAQAYVSTAKCLNICVLVFSILLVVITIITVTLVWVNTV; this comes from the coding sequence CTGGTCCCGGGTTGGCATTATGAACCACACTCCCCAGGCCTTTGTGACCACCAACGCTGGACTCCCTCCGAACTATGAGAGGCTCAAAGAGGAATATGAGGTAGCTGAACTGAGAGGACCCCACGGCTCAGCTGCTGTCAGAACAACTATGATCAACATGCCCAGCGAGGTCTCCCTGCCTGACCACATCATCTGGTCCGTGTTCAACATGCTCTTCGTGAACTTCTGCTGCCTGGGGTTCATTGCCTTTGCCTGCTCGGTGAAGTCTAGGGACAGGAAGATGGTGGGTAACAAGACTGGGGCCCAAGCCTATGTCTCCACCGCCAAGTGCCTGAACATCTGTGTCCTGGTCTTCAGCATCCTTCTGGTCGTTATCACCATCATTACTGTCACCCTTGTTTGGGTCAACACTGTCTGA